The segment TACTGGATGAACCTTTAGCTTCAAAGAGACAATTCAACCTACCCACATACCTACCTAGATAGACTCAAACAGCATTGACTTGTTTGAAAGCTAAATTAAAAAtgctgtctttttcttctttataaataaatgaagacatgcaatttctgaaatatcaatcaatcattttctATACCTGATTCTTCCGCTGTCGCAGGtcacagggtgctggagccctttccagccgactgggggcgtgacACTGTGTTCATTCTGAGGAGATCAGAATGTCGGCCAAAACCATCAGTTGTTCCATCCCCTGACAAATCAGGATCCTGTGTTTAcattctgtatttcatagaatttaaaaaatatatatttttcgtCATTagcaataaatgaataaattccgACTTGTACCGGCAATAGTTCAGAAAAGGTTAATGTTGAAGTTTAATAGCCAAAAAGAGCGAATTACAATTCCAGAGCCATCAAACTAGGAAAGGAAAGGTGCTTTGATGTCAAGATATATAAGAAATTAGCAAAAAAACATTGGGCTAACATGTGAGTGTAGGTGAAGTTGTTTCCATTATTTCACTTTGTCAGCTCTAAATAATAAACTTGCTGTCATGGTACGTTTAAAGAGAGCAAAGAACCAGATGCAGAGTCAAAGCGGAATGCATATTcatcaataaacaaaacaaaacagaaaatcctTAGATCTGGTGAGCAAGGCGTCAGCTGTCGACCTGATAGCTGACATGTGGATATCCATGAACATGGACGCCAACTTCAGAAGAGGCTGGTCGGAGCAGATGATACATTTGCAGTGCACCACCAGATGTCACTATTCTGAGTGGTTTCAAAGGCCCGACCACTTCAATCAAATGAACTCTGTTGAAGCCTCATGAGACTTCAGCTGCCCATCCCTAGAAAATGCTGTAAAGTAGGAGTGAACAATGACAATCTTGCAGGGAACTGAAGGACGAGCAGAGTATGTTTAAAGTGGGCCTGATTGTGGGATGGGCTCAGGTGGCTCCGGCAACACTGGGGACTGGAATGAGATCACTGAGTACGCGGAGGTGGAGGATGATTCAGAAAGGACTGGAAACATTAATGacaacataaaatgatatggatgaatgaaacaaagacTTGGCATGAATCATAACACTAAAGAAGCGAGGAGTTATTTTAGGGCGAGTTCAAGAAGTTTCTCCACAACTAACCATCACTAAAGAATCTGATAATGAATTGTGAAGCACCCTTGataataaaaactttttgaaaaaattattattattatgataaaAACTACACCCTGTCTTCATCCTGTTAGTCACCCATTTGTCTATACATCAGCTTTTGAGAGTTTTCCCTTTGTCCTGTTTAGCATCCACTGCTCTAGGTTAATGACATCATGTGACATTGATCTTACCTTGTGATGATAATAGTACCATAAAATATGCCCATTGATTTTGTGTGCTAAGTGGAAATACCTCATCTATTAGGTGTAAAGTCCACTTGCGCTCCTCCTTTGTGTCCCAACTTTTTTCGACAGCACATTTTCCACCACAAGGTAATTTCCCACAATCTGGCATGATAACAATGTCAATGGGCCTGTTTTGTGAGATCAAGCCCCACTTTTTATTAATATTCCAAGAGGAATACGATAACCATTTTTTATGACTATTGAATTGATTGAATCAGCCAGGAAGAATtgtgggtgaaaaaaaaatgttatgtaaaaaaaaaaatatatatattttgatagAATCATAATATATCCAATCAGACACCACCTTTTCTATAACTGTTTTAATTATGAGTCCCATTGTCACCCAATAGTAAGAGAAAATACTTGGTGGAAATGAATGATGAGAATGCTAGCactattaatattttgttgcattacACAGTATAAAGTCACTCATAGGGTTCTCTCCCTCTGCTTGCCCTGCTGCCCTCCATAACTGAAGCATGCCATCCGCATTGCTGCAggtagacacacatacacacagtaaaagTATTTGAATGTCTGTTTGGTAAAACTGCTGCTTCAAAGCTACTCTTCATTGTCTTGTTTCAGGCTCATCCTACAGCCGCTGTGGATAGTTTTCCTCCTCAGCCCAACAGCTTCACCAGCTACCCTCCAGGCCCAGGAAACCCCTTCCCCCACCAACCAGGCCTACACAACCAGTTGCGTTGGCAATGATTTCCATAACACAGACCCTACTTACACTCTAACCCCTATCACACACTTTGCCCCACCCCTGAGATgttgatatgattttttttagccTTGAACTCTGGGTCACACAGGACACATCGGAAAGTTTCAGTAATGTGTGAGTTACAGCCAGAGTGACTTAACTCCATGAGGAACACAGTTATGCAGTGATGAAGGTGGAGATGGTGTATGTCATCCTTTTATTCATGGTAATCAGGTGTAAAAGTTATGGTCCGCCAAGGGTGGGTGTGTGACACACTCTAAAACATGCATAATtcaaatttgttgttttcattgaatATTTCCATAGCTGTTTATATGttatatgtttttatatgttatatGTTTTTCAAACCTGTTTTTCACAGGTGTCACTCTGTATGTACTGCTACAGTACAACCTAAAGCATGAACCTCACAAACTCAGAGacactttgttttttcaaagtAATGAAAAGTCTACTTGTTACACTTTGTGAACATGCTGGGTGGAATGGTGGTGCAGCGGGTAGCGCAGTTGTCTCCCAGCTAGAAGGATCCGTGAGGAAAtcctgttctgtgtggagtttgtatgttctccccgggGCGGCATTCTTTCCAGGTTCTCTAGGTTCCTCCTACATCCAAAAAtgtgcagcttaggtgaactaatcgttccaaattgcctgtaggtgtgaatgtgagcatgactgtttgtttgtcttttgtgtggctctgcagcacACTGGTCAACAGAAGCagttaagaagatgaatggatgtcgtcatgttttccacattttttattttttgttatttagtcAGGAAACTGCTGGCTGCTGTAACTGcctgtgtatacatatataactgtgtatacactgactgtTAAAAAACGAACACAAACATgtatatacctgagtgactatgtaatttccctgcagggattaataaagtgtacttcatTCTCTTCTATAATTTGAGGTCGCAGCTACGAGTAATCCCTTAAAGATCCcttaaaggttttaaaattcatttcaaaCAGCTTCCAGATGTCTAACTACACGCCCACGTTGATGTGGTGCACATGTtgtaaaaaaactgtttttcataataggacccttTTAAATAAAGTGACTGAATACAAACATTATTAGGGAAAACAACTATTTATGTCACTTTTCTTGACATGATGTGCTGTTGATTGGGTAAAAAAATTGGTAAAGGTATACTTTCTTGGAAGTTATTTTTTCAGCTTAGTTAAAGTAAAATGTAAAGTTTCAGTTGAGAGACAGATTCCGTATTTAAATGACAACCTCAACAGTGATCAGACAATTAGGTCTGTATTGAAGGCTTTTGTCACCATTAAACTAATGGTGCTGATAGTCAACTCAGAGGCTCCCAGGCTATCTGTAATATTCCAAGGTAATTTCAGTCAGTCATGAGATTCTTATCAGATGGCAGATTTAGTTCACTTTTTTCCATTCAGATTATAGGTCGAGCCAATTGCTCAAATTAATCCAGTCAAATGAACAGATTTTAAAGATATCTAAAGGTTAAACACTTGCTATTTTTAGCAGGATGTGAACTAAAGTTAAGCATTTAATTTTGTACTAATCCACAGAAAACTGACAATATAATGActattattttcatattattcGAGGTGGAATGGCCACATCAGCtaatttctttattaaaaaaataggtCAATTCTTCATAAATAACTTATATTCTACTTGGGTGTTACCATCATAACAACCCTATAATTGATGATCAATGATCAACTCAGAGTTGGAGCCACACTTCCACCTTCTCTCACGTTACAGCTTTAAAAGGCTGGGCGACTCCCTCTCCATTAGAATCTCTTCAACAACAAACTCAAACCAGACTTCCGCTCTCAGTTTCACCAGTACTGTACATGGAAATGGACAGAATGGAGAGGCAGCAGACGAGGGGGAAGAGCAATGATGAGTTAATATGTAAGATGAACCACttttactcttttcttcttttctgatGATATAATCTGTTACTGTTTGTAAAGTTCACAAACAGATTGACATTAAACTTCAACGTACGGGTTAACAAAAGTATTTATTACTTGACAACCAGGAGCTCTGTTTTGAATGTGTTTCCATGCTGTGAGAGGTATGAACCAATCTATGTTATGAATACTGTAAGCACCTAAGTTGATCTTCTAGTTGGAAAGCAGTTGCACAGGCTCAGGGCAAAGTGGAACTGTATTGTCATGGAGATAGAAATCACATGTCACTGAGAAGTGTCCCTAAagccttttgtgtgtgttttcctcatgCAGACATCTGCTTGTATTAATGTTATTAAAGCTCTGAACAGTGGACTATCATGTTACACTGTTGAGGTTTTTGATGCGTCACGTTGTGAATGTCTTTGAGCATTGACTTGTTTACTCAGAAGCCGCTTTACTCGAATATTATTTTCACAGTgtttgcagaaaagaaaaaagatcatgACTGTCTGTACAAGCTGTTTGAATACAAGTTAGATCAACAATTTTAATCAAAACTGAACTGTGGGCAAACATTACAAACAATGAGTTTCTTCAAATGTACCCAAACaagtcacatttaaaaaatttaacttAAAAACAAGTAGTTTACCGTTAAATGTGACTTAAATTTCCAACAAGACAGTACATTTCACTTGCCACATAAAATTCAGTTCCTTTTTTAATAGATCTCCTTATAGCTTGAGCAAAAAAAGGAGAACCATGTTCCATTTTTGTGAACTGTGAAGTTTTCCACATTGGATACAATAATACAGTATTGTCCTTTGATAGTTTAATGTCACAACAGGACACTTGGTGCAGTGGTTTTCTTGTGAAaaccagtcatgtgacctggaaGCTAACAGAGACACTCCTTGTCGGTTGTAGTGGTGATCATGTTGCATGAGTTAATATTTTACTGATTGCACTTTTGTCTGCGAGAGTGGTTGTCTTTAGATCTGAGAGAGGGCATAGAGAGTTGAGTCAAAGTAATCATTtcgtaagtaaaaaaaaaagttcaaattaatataaatgattacaaaaataattataCTCCAATTTATGTAATTCATATTTGCAAGACATGTAGAAGGAGCTGGTTTATTCCTCTTTCCACAGgaatgattttgtgtgtttgatttttatatcaaacacacaatgttttatattaaacatgcactgttgtcttttttccctccagctGATCGAACAGGGAGTCTGGGATGCTGTGGTTGGTTCCTGGTCATAATCTCAGGCATAGTCGTCATTTTGCTTTGCCCTTTCACCATCTGGTTTTGTGTGAAGGTGAGTGAACTCGATAAACAGTGGTTTTATGAACAGAAGCCACTATTTCCTATGATGCACATGtgaacagccacacacacattacaggcAGGTCAAAAACAGAACTTGTGTTGTGGACGTCTGGTTTTGCAGATTGTTCAAGAGTATGAGCGTGCCGTCATCTTCCGACTGGGCCGCATCACAGACAGGAAAGCTAAAGGACCAGGTAGATGTTACAAATAGAGAAGTTTTCACAGAACAGGATATTTCCTGTATGTTTTTCCCATATGTAATACATTTgttgtcttcttctttgtccACAGGAATCTTCTTTGTTTTGCCGTGTACCGATTCCTTTGTGAAAGTGGATCTGCGGACAGTTTCATTTGATATCCCACCTCAGGAGGTAGAAGAACATAAACGTGTGTGCAGTTTATGATAATGTCATTCAAATTAGTGAACTGACAAATGCTGTCGTATATTTCCACTTCAGATCCTGACCAAGGACTCTGTTACTGTGTCTGTGGATGGAGTAGTGTACTTCCGGGTCAGTGACCCTGTCGCCTCTGTGGCCAATGTAAGCAATGCCGACTTCTCCACCCGTCTGCTGGCTCAGACCACCCTCAGAAACGTCCTGGGAACCAAGAACCTGGCTGAGCTCTTGTCTGACCGTGAAGGCATTGCTCACAGCATGCAGGTACAAAATCAAATCCCCATTTAATCTGTGTTGTGGTTTCAATGGATTTTAAAGAagctaaaatatatttgtacgTAATTACTGCTGACAGGTATTTTTTTTAGGCACAAAGAACCTTTTCCATGTTGTAGAATTAATTTCTATAGAAAATATCCATTAGCAAACATCTCCATGGTTTCATACATATTTGAGATTTGCTGAAGATTTTTCTGAAATGAAGATTTCATGTCTGTGTAGTTTCTCAGTCGACCAggtcaatttaaataaattttaaaaaaaagcaaaaaaaaagaaacaactggTTGCTTCAGGATGGTTGAATAtctttcacctctcatccaagaggcttcttcagttctaactgACGGTTGCAGATTCCCTATACTTttactcctgctggagcagaaAGCAAGAAATTACCAAAACCATCAAGACAATAAATCTCATTAGGAATGGTTGTGGATTCTACAATGGAGTATTGACCTCCACCTCCAGAAAGCATCTGGACTCTACTAGTCAGTTAGAACTGAACAAACTTGTTGGAAGAGaggcgaaacatcttcaaccaactTAAAGCaggtccagttgattctttatTTGCTCGTTGTAAGATGTCATATCcttttccacaaacacaaaataataattctcttgttttctttgGTCTTGATTGTTTTCTTCAAACGCTGTTATGAGTTTATTTCATCGATTGGAGGTAATCAACGTAagcttcctctcttcctcctttgcaTATTCCAGAGCAGCCTGGATGAAGCCACAGACAATTGGGGCATCAAGGTAGAACGTGTGGAGATAAAAGATGTAAAGCTGCCACATCAACTGCAGAGAGCCATGGCTGCTGAAGCTGAGGCCACTCGAGAGGCCAGAGCCAAGGTCaggaaatataaaacaatatcTAGTGCATGTACAGTGCTAACTTGAATTTATTATCCATATGAATAGCTATATTCCAATCAGTTCTGAAGCAATATTAATCCCAAATTCTTGATAATCATGTAGGTGATTGCAGCTGAGGGTGAGATGAACGCATCTCGTGCCCTGAAGGAGGCGTCCCTT is part of the Antennarius striatus isolate MH-2024 chromosome 13, ASM4005453v1, whole genome shotgun sequence genome and harbors:
- the stoml3b gene encoding stomatin (EPB72)-like 3b, whose product is MEMDRMERQQTRGKSNDELISDRTGSLGCCGWFLVIISGIVVILLCPFTIWFCVKIVQEYERAVIFRLGRITDRKAKGPGIFFVLPCTDSFVKVDLRTVSFDIPPQEILTKDSVTVSVDGVVYFRVSDPVASVANVSNADFSTRLLAQTTLRNVLGTKNLAELLSDREGIAHSMQSSLDEATDNWGIKVERVEIKDVKLPHQLQRAMAAEAEATREARAKVIAAEGEMNASRALKEASLVIAESPSALQLRYLQTLNTISAEKNSTIIFPLPMEIMSHFMKK